In Sphingobacterium zeae, one genomic interval encodes:
- a CDS encoding NAD(P)H-quinone oxidoreductase, whose product MMKAVIITAPGGPEVLQVSDEEMPQPGQYEVLVEVKAAGVNRPDVFQRKGSYPAPAGVNPRIPGLEIAGIVVEKGKDVTDWNIGDRVCALVAGGGYATYAKVYQGHCLPIPDHLDFAEAASLPETVFTVWDNVFRRGKLQTGEHFLVHGGAGGIGSTAIQLASLFGAEVYTTVSSPEKASFCASLGAVKTINYKTEDFEQLLEGLGVDVILDSIGGSYFEKNIRLLNPDGRLVYINAMENAKVELNLLQLMQKRILLTGSTLRSRDREFKQILRDEIWSQVWPKLSAGHFKPSIYQVLPFAMAPEAHRLMEDSSLLGKIVLSF is encoded by the coding sequence ATGATGAAAGCTGTTATTATTACTGCACCCGGTGGGCCGGAAGTTTTGCAAGTTAGCGATGAGGAAATGCCGCAGCCCGGACAATACGAAGTTTTAGTGGAAGTAAAAGCGGCAGGAGTCAATAGACCTGATGTGTTCCAACGTAAAGGGAGTTATCCTGCGCCAGCCGGAGTAAATCCTCGGATACCTGGCTTGGAGATTGCTGGTATTGTCGTTGAGAAAGGAAAGGATGTCACCGACTGGAATATCGGCGATCGCGTCTGTGCACTCGTAGCGGGCGGAGGCTATGCCACCTATGCCAAAGTCTATCAAGGGCATTGTTTGCCTATTCCAGATCATCTGGACTTTGCCGAGGCAGCCTCACTTCCAGAAACCGTTTTTACGGTATGGGACAATGTTTTCCGACGGGGGAAATTGCAGACAGGTGAGCACTTTTTGGTACATGGTGGTGCTGGTGGGATTGGTAGTACAGCAATTCAGCTCGCGTCCTTGTTTGGTGCGGAAGTATATACGACAGTCAGCTCACCCGAGAAAGCCAGTTTTTGCGCATCATTGGGAGCCGTCAAAACTATAAATTATAAAACAGAAGATTTCGAGCAGCTGCTCGAGGGGCTGGGCGTGGATGTTATTTTAGACAGCATTGGTGGCTCATATTTTGAGAAAAATATCCGTCTCTTGAACCCCGATGGCCGACTGGTGTATATTAACGCGATGGAAAACGCAAAAGTTGAATTGAATTTGCTGCAATTGATGCAAAAACGCATCCTTTTAACTGGAAGTACACTGCGTTCGCGAGACCGCGAATTTAAGCAAATACTACGTGACGAGATCTGGTCTCAGGTATGGCCCAAGCTCAGTGCTGGACATTTTAAACCTTCTATATACCAAGTGCTTCCTTTTGCTATGGCCCCTGAGGCTCATCGGCTGATGGAAGACTCAAGCTTATTGGGTAAGATCGTCTTAAGCTTTTGA
- a CDS encoding AraC family transcriptional regulator: MKAQLLHLNSNPEHSFNARRDNTPQYHNLWHYHEELELIYFAKGSGTQFIGDSVRRFESGDITLVGSNLPHYWLFDAIYLQQEKAECADIRVLHFKENFWGNDFINLPENKAIKELIRVSKRGISLAAHSRLKTMQLIDAILTTTGTPRIIHLLEILTCISAEEKHDLLTSATFTIQLQDQDANRMQVAMHFIGENYRDQIRLHDLASLTGMTPNSFCRFFKSQTGKTLFQFLIEMRVKTACNLLIENKQTVKQICFEAGFQNFSSFHKYFKTVTGTTPLNFQRSKA, encoded by the coding sequence ATGAAAGCACAGCTGCTTCATTTAAACAGTAACCCTGAGCATTCATTCAATGCCAGAAGAGACAATACCCCGCAATACCACAACCTTTGGCATTATCACGAAGAACTGGAATTGATTTATTTTGCTAAAGGCTCGGGTACTCAATTTATTGGCGATAGCGTTAGGCGTTTTGAATCGGGCGACATCACACTGGTGGGTTCAAATTTACCTCATTACTGGCTGTTTGATGCCATTTATCTGCAGCAGGAAAAAGCAGAATGCGCAGATATCCGTGTACTTCATTTCAAAGAGAACTTCTGGGGAAATGATTTTATCAATTTACCTGAAAATAAAGCCATCAAAGAGCTTATTCGCGTATCCAAGAGAGGCATTTCATTAGCAGCGCATAGCCGATTAAAAACTATGCAATTAATTGATGCTATTTTGACGACAACCGGCACACCACGTATTATTCATTTACTGGAGATCTTAACGTGCATTTCGGCCGAAGAAAAACATGATTTATTGACCAGCGCCACTTTTACCATCCAACTGCAAGATCAGGATGCCAACCGTATGCAGGTTGCGATGCACTTTATAGGTGAAAATTACCGCGACCAAATACGGCTGCATGACCTTGCTTCGCTAACGGGTATGACACCAAATTCATTCTGTCGCTTTTTCAAGTCACAGACCGGAAAAACACTCTTTCAATTTCTGATCGAAATGCGCGTGAAGACAGCCTGCAATTTATTAATAGAAAACAAACAGACGGTGAAGCAAATCTGTTTTGAAGCCGGTTTTCAAAACTTCTCCAGCTTTCACAAGTACTTCAAAACCGTAACCGGCACTACTCCCCTCAACTTTCAGCGATCAAAAGCTTAA
- the fucP gene encoding L-fucose:H+ symporter permease produces MTNKKSYTFALILVTSLFFFWGFIHNLDPILIPHLRNAFSLTHFQASLVDSAVFIAYFVMAIPAGIIMKRYGYKAGILIGLIFFAIGCFLFVPAANTISYVFFLGALFVVACGLTILETAANPYVAILGDPASSAQRLNFAQSFNGLAAFVAPIFGGKFILSHEPKSQEELAQLAEQAKMAYIQSETASVKLPYVVLGILILLIAALFFFTKLPDIKDAEEEGKAGFFHAFRHTNVRWAVVAQFFYVGAQVCVLSFLVLFATEVAGISGKEGADYAGFAGLAFMLGRFIGTFFMRFVSASKLLIIYSFIAILLSLFVIFGSGIQTLYALIGIAFFMSIMFPTIFAFGVQGIGADTKSASSLIVMSIVGGALLPPILGFISDKTGNFQYGYFVPLVCFIVVLLFAFQNRRVSIVETESLKSH; encoded by the coding sequence ATGACGAATAAAAAGAGTTACACATTTGCCTTGATTTTGGTGACATCCTTATTCTTTTTTTGGGGATTTATTCATAACCTAGATCCAATCTTAATTCCGCATTTGAGAAATGCGTTTAGTTTAACGCACTTTCAAGCTTCATTGGTCGATTCTGCCGTATTCATCGCTTATTTTGTGATGGCCATTCCTGCAGGTATTATTATGAAACGATACGGCTATAAAGCTGGCATTTTGATCGGATTGATCTTTTTTGCGATTGGCTGTTTTCTTTTTGTACCTGCTGCCAACACGATCAGTTATGTTTTCTTTTTAGGAGCCTTATTTGTTGTGGCCTGTGGTCTTACGATTCTGGAAACCGCTGCCAATCCTTACGTTGCTATATTGGGGGATCCGGCTTCATCGGCGCAGCGACTTAATTTTGCACAGTCCTTTAACGGTCTGGCAGCCTTTGTGGCTCCGATCTTTGGTGGGAAATTTATTTTATCTCATGAGCCTAAATCGCAGGAGGAACTGGCACAATTGGCTGAACAGGCAAAAATGGCTTATATCCAGTCCGAAACAGCTTCTGTAAAATTGCCTTATGTGGTATTGGGTATATTGATTTTATTGATCGCAGCCTTGTTTTTCTTTACAAAATTGCCTGATATCAAAGATGCGGAAGAAGAAGGTAAGGCAGGTTTTTTTCATGCTTTTCGTCACACAAATGTTCGATGGGCAGTGGTGGCTCAGTTCTTTTATGTCGGAGCCCAGGTTTGTGTTTTAAGTTTTCTGGTATTGTTTGCTACGGAAGTTGCCGGCATATCGGGTAAAGAGGGGGCTGACTACGCCGGATTTGCCGGACTGGCTTTTATGCTAGGACGATTTATAGGTACATTTTTTATGCGTTTTGTATCCGCTTCCAAACTGCTGATTATTTATTCCTTTATCGCCATCCTTTTATCCCTATTCGTCATCTTCGGATCAGGCATTCAAACCTTATATGCGCTAATTGGTATCGCTTTCTTTATGTCAATTATGTTCCCAACGATTTTTGCGTTTGGTGTACAGGGGATCGGAGCAGATACGAAGTCGGCTTCCAGTCTGATCGTCATGTCAATTGTGGGCGGTGCTTTGTTACCTCCAATTTTGGGTTTTATCTCTGATAAAACAGGAAATTTCCAATATGGTTATTTTGTGCCTTTGGTTTGTTTTATTGTTGTTCTGTTGTTTGCCTTTCAAAATAGAAGGGTCAGTATTGTGGAAACTGAAAGTCTAAAATCACATTAA
- a CDS encoding L-rhamnose mutarotase, protein MKRYVMALDLVNDPQLIREYEDYHREVWPEIKRSILDAGVLQMEIYRFENRLFMNMEVGDDFSFERKAAMDEANEKVQEWEQLMWKYQAAIPGTKPGEKWVMMTKIFELV, encoded by the coding sequence ATGAAAAGATATGTTATGGCATTGGATCTCGTGAATGATCCGCAATTGATCCGGGAGTATGAGGATTATCACCGTGAGGTATGGCCAGAAATAAAACGTTCTATTCTGGATGCCGGCGTTCTGCAGATGGAAATCTATCGTTTTGAAAATAGATTGTTTATGAATATGGAAGTGGGCGACGATTTTTCATTTGAGCGAAAAGCAGCTATGGATGAAGCCAATGAAAAGGTGCAGGAATGGGAGCAGCTGATGTGGAAATATCAGGCTGCAATTCCGGGGACAAAGCCAGGGGAGAAATGGGTAATGATGACTAAAATTTTTGAATTAGTATAA
- a CDS encoding UxaA family hydrolase — MMAIQRYLQIHPMDNVLVALQDLDEGTTIVFNGKEFPLKQAVAAKHKFTIQPMEQDAEVLMYGVLVGKLNTPLTAGELITTENLRHASEDFRMGNRKTSWTKPDVSAFKDKTFNGFYRSNGTVGTANYWLVIPLVFCENRNVMTLKTAFEEKLGYKVKANNYVSEVEDLIERYKSGVDINDILNHELLANSSGGEHDRLFKNVDGIKFLNHEMGCGGTRMDSDALCGLLAGYITHPNVAGATVLSLGCQHAQASILKAEIEKRSPGFDRPLYIFEQQKEGTERELMQKAIKATFAGMMQADQNERRPAPLDKLCIGLECGGSDGFSGISANPALGFVSDILVTLGGSVILAEFPELCGVEQELSDRCIDEPTADRFMSLMRIYNAKAEADGSGFYMNPSPGNIRDGLITDAIKSAGAAKKGGTSPVMAVVDYPELANRPGLNLLCTPGNDVESTTAEVAAGANIVLFTTGLGTPTGNPIAPVVKLSTNTKTFEKMPDILDLNCGTIIEGTETIEEAAHRILDYVIEVASGRIQPKAVLLGQDDFIPWRRGVSL, encoded by the coding sequence ATGATGGCTATACAGCGCTATTTACAGATCCATCCAATGGATAATGTCCTCGTCGCTTTACAAGACTTGGACGAGGGAACAACGATTGTTTTTAATGGTAAAGAATTTCCATTAAAGCAAGCTGTTGCTGCCAAACATAAATTTACCATCCAGCCCATGGAGCAAGATGCTGAAGTATTGATGTACGGAGTGTTAGTTGGAAAATTGAATACCCCTTTAACTGCAGGTGAACTTATTACCACTGAAAACTTGCGTCATGCTTCGGAAGATTTTAGAATGGGTAACCGGAAGACTTCTTGGACAAAACCTGATGTTTCGGCCTTTAAGGATAAAACTTTTAATGGTTTTTACCGTTCCAATGGTACTGTGGGGACGGCAAATTACTGGTTGGTTATTCCGTTAGTGTTCTGTGAAAACAGGAATGTAATGACTTTAAAAACTGCTTTTGAGGAGAAACTCGGCTATAAAGTAAAAGCAAATAATTATGTTTCCGAGGTAGAGGATTTGATTGAGCGCTATAAGTCTGGTGTGGATATTAACGACATTCTTAACCACGAGCTACTGGCGAATTCGAGTGGGGGAGAGCACGACCGTCTGTTCAAAAATGTTGACGGAATCAAGTTTTTAAATCACGAGATGGGATGCGGTGGAACGCGTATGGATTCGGATGCGCTATGTGGCCTTTTGGCTGGCTATATCACGCATCCAAATGTGGCAGGGGCAACCGTGTTGAGTTTAGGATGTCAGCATGCGCAGGCGTCAATTTTGAAGGCGGAGATCGAAAAACGAAGTCCTGGTTTCGATCGGCCTTTATATATTTTCGAGCAGCAGAAAGAGGGAACCGAAAGGGAACTTATGCAAAAGGCGATCAAAGCAACTTTTGCAGGGATGATGCAAGCCGATCAAAATGAACGCAGACCTGCTCCGCTGGACAAATTGTGTATCGGCTTGGAATGCGGCGGCTCAGATGGCTTTTCGGGCATCTCTGCCAATCCAGCACTAGGTTTTGTGTCGGATATTTTGGTGACTTTAGGCGGTTCTGTGATTTTGGCGGAATTTCCAGAGTTATGTGGTGTAGAACAAGAGTTGAGTGATCGTTGTATCGATGAGCCTACAGCAGATCGTTTTATGTCGTTGATGCGTATATATAATGCAAAAGCCGAAGCGGACGGCTCAGGTTTCTATATGAATCCTTCGCCAGGCAATATCCGTGACGGTTTGATAACTGATGCCATTAAGTCTGCCGGAGCTGCAAAAAAAGGAGGAACATCACCTGTTATGGCGGTGGTCGATTATCCTGAACTCGCTAACCGCCCGGGATTAAACCTATTATGTACTCCTGGTAATGATGTAGAAAGTACCACTGCAGAGGTGGCAGCTGGCGCCAATATTGTCCTGTTTACAACAGGGCTGGGTACACCGACAGGAAACCCAATCGCTCCAGTAGTAAAGCTTTCGACCAATACTAAGACTTTTGAGAAAATGCCGGATATACTGGATCTAAACTGTGGTACGATCATCGAAGGAACAGAAACTATTGAGGAAGCCGCACACCGCATTTTGGATTATGTGATTGAAGTTGCTTCTGGCAGAATACAGCCAAAGGCCGTGTTGTTGGGGCAAGATGATTTCATCCCTTGGCGTCGAGGTGTTTCTTTGTAG
- a CDS encoding SDR family NAD(P)-dependent oxidoreductase: MGKLEQKVAVITGGGSGIGRAISLQFAAEGAKVHILDLNEDGGKAVVTEILASGGQAVLHRCNVTDQQEITSIAQNIGKIDILVNNAGIAHVGNLENCQSEDFDRVFNVNVKGAYNALSAVVPLMKAQGSGAILNLASIAAWVGITDRFAYSMSKGAIHAMSMSVARDYMAYGIRCNSISPARVHTPFVDGFIAKNYPGKEDEMFEKLSASQPIGRMAQPEEIAKLALFLCSDDAAFITGNDYPIDGGFIKLNN, from the coding sequence ATGGGAAAATTAGAACAAAAAGTAGCTGTTATCACAGGGGGTGGTAGTGGGATAGGCCGTGCGATCAGTTTGCAATTTGCTGCAGAAGGAGCAAAAGTTCATATTTTGGATTTAAATGAAGACGGGGGCAAGGCTGTAGTTACCGAGATCTTGGCTTCGGGAGGACAAGCTGTGCTTCATCGGTGCAATGTGACTGATCAGCAAGAAATTACTTCTATAGCACAAAATATCGGAAAAATTGATATTTTAGTAAATAATGCTGGCATTGCTCATGTTGGTAATTTAGAAAATTGTCAATCAGAAGATTTTGACCGTGTTTTTAACGTGAATGTCAAAGGCGCTTATAATGCATTGTCTGCTGTGGTGCCTTTGATGAAAGCGCAAGGTTCAGGAGCAATCCTTAATCTCGCTTCAATTGCTGCATGGGTGGGTATCACCGACCGTTTCGCGTATTCGATGAGCAAGGGCGCTATCCATGCGATGTCGATGTCTGTTGCTCGAGATTACATGGCCTATGGGATTCGTTGCAATAGTATTTCGCCAGCGCGTGTACATACACCGTTTGTGGATGGATTTATTGCAAAAAATTATCCAGGCAAAGAGGACGAGATGTTTGAAAAGTTATCGGCAAGCCAGCCAATAGGCCGTATGGCACAACCGGAAGAAATTGCGAAATTAGCCCTTTTCTTGTGCAGTGATGATGCAGCCTTTATTACCGGAAATGACTACCCGATTGATGGTGGTTTTATTAAATTGAATAATTAA
- a CDS encoding fumarylacetoacetate hydrolase family protein produces the protein MKLIRFGAQGKENIGVQIDGVNYDVSAFGGDYDEQFFAENGIARLEEFVKANDGKLIEVPQSERIGAPFARPSKIVCIGLNYLDHAKETNAPIPAEPIIFMKSTTSLIGPYDDVMIPKDSLKTDWEVEFCIVIGKKASYVEEGEALDYVAGYVLHNDVSEREYQLERGGTWDKGKGCDTFAPMGPFMATKEEIKDINNVRLWLKVNGKTYQDGNTKDLIFSVAHVVSYVSKFMTLLPGDVISTGTPAGVGLGFNPPIYLKPGDVIELGADGLGESRQTVVAYSKN, from the coding sequence ATGAAATTAATACGTTTTGGAGCTCAAGGCAAAGAGAATATCGGTGTTCAGATCGATGGCGTAAATTACGATGTAAGCGCATTTGGTGGTGACTATGATGAACAATTCTTTGCAGAGAATGGTATAGCCCGTTTAGAAGAATTTGTAAAAGCAAATGATGGTAAGTTAATTGAAGTTCCCCAGAGCGAACGTATAGGAGCACCATTTGCCCGCCCATCCAAAATTGTTTGTATTGGATTAAATTATTTAGATCATGCCAAGGAAACAAATGCTCCTATTCCGGCCGAACCAATCATCTTCATGAAATCGACCACATCGTTGATTGGTCCATATGACGACGTAATGATTCCAAAAGACTCATTAAAGACCGATTGGGAAGTCGAATTTTGTATTGTCATAGGTAAGAAAGCATCGTATGTAGAAGAAGGTGAAGCGTTGGACTATGTAGCCGGTTATGTATTGCACAACGATGTTTCTGAGCGTGAATATCAGCTGGAACGCGGTGGTACATGGGATAAAGGAAAAGGATGTGATACTTTTGCACCTATGGGACCTTTTATGGCGACAAAAGAGGAGATCAAAGATATCAACAACGTACGTCTATGGTTAAAGGTAAACGGAAAAACCTATCAAGATGGAAATACGAAGGATCTGATCTTTTCGGTAGCACATGTTGTATCGTATGTGTCTAAATTTATGACCCTGTTGCCTGGCGACGTTATATCAACCGGCACACCTGCGGGAGTAGGTTTAGGGTTTAATCCCCCTATTTATTTGAAGCCTGGCGATGTGATCGAATTAGGAGCCGATGGTCTTGGTGAATCCCGTCAGACTGTTGTCGCCTATTCAAAAAACTAA
- a CDS encoding amidohydrolase family protein: MRIDTHQHFWKFDPIRYSWITEEMQVIKRDFTPLDIQFLLERNGFGGSIAVQAQESDEETAYLVQLAHEYSFIKGVVGWIDLQAQDIRQQLDAYQSTAIIKGFRHVVEGEADPDFLIRPAVLNGLKALADYGYTYDLLIRPRHYASTLACVRQNPELQFVLDHIAKPPIKSKEFDEWAVFIDALAAFPNVVCKVSGLATEADWEGWKLDDFKQYVEHIFLCFGKKRIMYGSDWPVCLLAASYEESIAIVENKLGQFTTAEKNAFWAENAIRVYNL; this comes from the coding sequence ATGCGTATAGATACCCATCAGCATTTCTGGAAATTCGATCCAATTAGATATAGTTGGATTACAGAAGAAATGCAAGTTATAAAACGTGATTTTACCCCTTTAGATATTCAGTTCTTGCTGGAGCGGAATGGATTTGGAGGAAGTATTGCTGTTCAGGCGCAAGAATCTGACGAGGAAACCGCTTATTTGGTTCAATTGGCACACGAGTACTCTTTTATAAAAGGGGTTGTGGGCTGGATAGATCTTCAGGCTCAAGATATCCGCCAACAATTGGACGCGTATCAGTCGACTGCAATCATCAAAGGATTTCGTCATGTTGTTGAAGGGGAAGCGGATCCCGATTTTCTCATTCGTCCGGCAGTTTTAAATGGGCTGAAAGCTTTGGCGGACTACGGTTACACATATGATCTGCTTATTCGCCCACGTCATTACGCGTCAACGCTGGCTTGTGTAAGACAAAATCCAGAACTTCAGTTTGTGTTGGATCATATTGCAAAGCCTCCCATCAAATCAAAGGAATTTGATGAGTGGGCAGTATTTATTGATGCACTTGCCGCTTTTCCGAATGTGGTATGCAAAGTTTCGGGACTAGCTACAGAGGCCGATTGGGAGGGGTGGAAGCTGGATGATTTCAAACAATATGTGGAACACATATTTTTATGTTTTGGGAAGAAACGTATCATGTACGGGTCAGATTGGCCGGTATGCCTCCTAGCGGCATCTTACGAAGAGAGTATTGCCATCGTCGAAAATAAATTAGGGCAATTTACAACTGCAGAAAAGAATGCCTTTTGGGCAGAGAACGCTATACGGGTGTATAATCTTTAA
- a CDS encoding SDR family oxidoreductase: MDLHLKDKVIIVTGGAKGIGRAVVHALAKEQAIPVIVGRKQADNEKVKAEIQQFGIEALCIEAELSRPEDCERAVQKTLEVYGRIDGLVNNAGQNDGVGLASGNYEKFVASLHKNLIHYYLMAHHALDALKASKGSIVNISSKTGETGQGNTSAYAASNGGRNALTREWAVELLPYSIRVNAIIVAECATPQYDTWIQTLANPEETLKKITDRIPLGHRMTTAAEIADTTVFLLSDKSSHTTGQLIHVDGGYVHLDRSIIAES; encoded by the coding sequence ATGGATCTTCATTTAAAAGATAAAGTTATTATTGTTACCGGTGGAGCAAAAGGCATCGGACGCGCAGTAGTCCATGCTTTGGCTAAAGAACAGGCTATTCCGGTCATTGTTGGCCGTAAACAGGCCGATAATGAAAAAGTAAAGGCAGAAATCCAACAGTTTGGTATTGAGGCACTCTGTATTGAAGCAGAGTTGTCTAGGCCCGAAGATTGTGAAAGAGCGGTCCAAAAGACATTGGAAGTATACGGTCGCATTGATGGTTTGGTGAACAATGCCGGACAGAATGACGGTGTTGGACTAGCTTCTGGAAATTACGAGAAATTTGTTGCTTCTCTACACAAAAACTTAATTCACTATTACCTAATGGCCCATCATGCTTTGGATGCATTGAAAGCATCGAAAGGCAGTATCGTGAATATTTCTTCCAAAACTGGCGAAACAGGGCAGGGGAATACCTCAGCTTATGCGGCATCTAATGGCGGACGTAATGCGCTTACACGGGAATGGGCCGTAGAATTGTTGCCTTATTCGATTCGTGTAAATGCTATTATCGTAGCAGAATGCGCAACACCCCAATACGATACCTGGATCCAAACTTTAGCAAATCCAGAAGAGACATTGAAAAAAATAACGGATCGCATTCCGTTAGGGCATCGGATGACAACAGCTGCGGAAATTGCCGATACAACAGTCTTTCTGCTTTCCGATAAGTCAAGCCATACAACAGGACAGTTGATTCATGTCGATGGTGGATATGTGCATCTAGACCGTTCGATTATCGCTGAATCGTAG
- the mnmA gene encoding tRNA 2-thiouridine(34) synthase MnmA, translated as MSKRGRVLVAMSGGVDSSVASVMLHEQGYEVIGITMKTWDYASAGGSSKETGCCSLDSINDARTLAVNYGFPHYILDIRDEFGDFVIDNFVEEYIAGRTPNPCVLCNTHIKWEALMKRADKLDCEFIATGHYANIRMHDNGRYVISKGKDENKDQSYVLWGVSQENLARTQFPLGSFTKKEIRQMALDMGQKELANKSESYEICFVPDNDYRAFLRHKVPTLDQQIGPGNFILSDGTVVGKHIGYPYFTIGQRKGLGIALGKPMFVIEILPESNTVVLGEEHELEKSHAYVRNVNFVKYAGLDQPMEAISKVRYKDSGALSTISQEDDKVRIDFVHNVKGIAPGQSAVFYEGNDLLGGGFLMK; from the coding sequence ATGAGTAAAAGAGGAAGAGTTTTAGTTGCAATGAGTGGGGGGGTAGATAGCTCCGTTGCTTCTGTTATGCTCCACGAACAAGGATATGAGGTTATCGGTATCACGATGAAGACGTGGGATTATGCATCCGCAGGTGGTTCGTCTAAAGAGACCGGATGTTGTAGCCTTGATAGTATCAATGACGCTCGTACATTAGCCGTAAACTATGGTTTCCCGCATTATATATTGGATATACGCGATGAGTTTGGGGACTTTGTAATTGATAATTTTGTTGAAGAATATATTGCTGGTCGCACGCCGAACCCATGTGTATTGTGTAATACCCATATCAAGTGGGAGGCTTTAATGAAACGTGCCGACAAATTGGACTGTGAATTTATCGCTACAGGACACTACGCAAATATTCGCATGCACGACAATGGCCGCTATGTGATCTCCAAAGGTAAGGATGAGAATAAAGATCAATCCTACGTTTTATGGGGCGTTTCACAAGAAAACCTTGCGCGGACGCAGTTCCCTTTAGGATCTTTCACGAAAAAAGAGATTCGCCAAATGGCCTTAGATATGGGACAAAAGGAACTGGCCAATAAGTCAGAGAGTTATGAAATCTGTTTCGTTCCCGACAACGATTACCGTGCGTTTCTGAGACACAAAGTACCTACCTTGGATCAACAGATCGGTCCTGGTAATTTTATTCTTTCTGATGGTACTGTAGTCGGCAAACATATTGGTTACCCTTATTTCACCATCGGTCAACGTAAAGGCTTAGGTATTGCTTTGGGTAAACCCATGTTTGTGATTGAGATCCTTCCGGAAAGTAATACGGTGGTCTTGGGTGAAGAACATGAACTTGAAAAGTCACACGCTTACGTTCGTAATGTAAACTTTGTCAAATATGCAGGACTGGATCAACCGATGGAAGCTATCTCAAAAGTGCGTTATAAAGATTCAGGTGCTTTGTCGACCATTTCGCAAGAAGATGATAAAGTCCGTATCGACTTTGTGCATAATGTAAAAGGTATTGCTCCAGGGCAATCTGCCGTTTTCTATGAAGGGAATGATCTACTCGGTGGTGGTTTCTTAATGAAATAA
- a CDS encoding PA0069 family radical SAM protein — translation MNSSEYFKGRGAQINPNNKFFVNQYVQEHVEGLDEEFLGTAKTQFISTHPKSIISKSNSPDLRFERSINPYQGCEHGCIYCYARNSHEYWGFSAGLDFERKILVKHNAAQLLEQEFRKASYQPDLIMLSGNTDCYQPIERKLGITRSILELMVKYQHPVSIISKNVLMRRDFDLLRELAALNLVSVAVTINSLREEVRQKMEPRTATASARLKLIEGLTGIGVPVMLMMAPIVPGINSDEISDLIRAGADAGAITASYTIVRLNGQIGGIFKDWLYQNYPDRAEKVLHWIEACHGGKINDTDFGRRIKGDGHMAESLQHLFKLSVKKYMNNGTLPSLRRDLFRLPDAGAQLGLF, via the coding sequence ATGAATTCGTCGGAATATTTCAAGGGTAGAGGGGCACAGATTAATCCCAATAACAAGTTTTTTGTGAACCAATATGTGCAGGAGCATGTCGAGGGGCTGGATGAGGAATTTTTGGGTACTGCAAAAACGCAGTTTATTTCGACACATCCGAAATCGATTATATCCAAATCCAATAGTCCTGACCTGCGTTTCGAAAGGTCTATTAATCCTTATCAGGGCTGTGAGCATGGCTGTATTTATTGCTACGCGCGCAATTCACACGAGTATTGGGGGTTCAGTGCAGGACTGGATTTTGAACGGAAGATCTTGGTAAAGCATAATGCGGCGCAGCTGCTCGAACAGGAATTCAGGAAAGCGAGCTATCAGCCTGATTTGATTATGCTTTCTGGGAATACAGATTGTTATCAACCTATCGAACGAAAATTGGGCATCACTCGATCGATCTTAGAATTGATGGTTAAATACCAGCATCCTGTTTCTATCATCAGTAAAAATGTACTGATGCGACGGGATTTTGATCTCTTGCGCGAACTTGCGGCACTAAATCTGGTTTCCGTTGCCGTGACCATCAATTCGTTGCGGGAGGAGGTACGCCAGAAAATGGAACCACGTACGGCTACGGCATCGGCCCGGTTGAAACTGATCGAGGGATTGACAGGGATAGGTGTACCCGTCATGCTAATGATGGCGCCCATCGTTCCGGGGATCAATAGTGATGAGATTTCAGATTTGATTCGTGCGGGAGCAGATGCGGGGGCAATAACAGCCTCTTATACCATCGTGAGGCTCAATGGACAGATCGGCGGTATCTTTAAGGACTGGCTCTATCAGAACTATCCTGACCGAGCTGAAAAGGTATTACATTGGATTGAAGCCTGTCATGGTGGAAAAATTAATGATACCGATTTTGGACGGAGGATAAAAGGGGATGGCCATATGGCCGAAAGCTTACAGCATTTATTCAAGCTTTCCGTCAAGAAATATATGAATAATGGGACGCTTCCATCCTTAAGAAGGGATCTTTTTCGCTTACCAGATGCAGGCGCGCAGCTGGGATTGTTTTAG